The following proteins are encoded in a genomic region of Micropterus dolomieu isolate WLL.071019.BEF.003 ecotype Adirondacks linkage group LG04, ASM2129224v1, whole genome shotgun sequence:
- the prmt9 gene encoding protein arginine N-methyltransferase 9, translated as MPNASARPKHGRRSRRRRREDSARNELVSSSLESAQQCLFNQDYGTAFVHYLLVLNLAPAFKDFAKESFRFTLSKWAEELDSVGRIQDLFDCYEQALELFPADEVILNSMGEHLFRMGFRDEAAGHFHKALKVRPDYPEARENFYRVANWLVERWHFLMLNDHGRNRKYQQAIQKAVQSGCNTVLDIGTGTGILGMCAKKAGAAEVYACELSKTMYELACEVVTANGMDGKIKILHMKSLEMEVPKDIPHRVSLVVTETVDAGLFGEGIIESLIHAWHHLLLPPQRGENEFQEQSATGRVIPARATVFGMAVESLEIRRHHRLCVSEVGSLSMAAAGELRSPVSCSSEPDDSMEPYTTERLSRLPGGYKTLTEPFTALNIDFNNMQELEGLSTREVQQIRLPVTQEGELDALAVWFQLHLDEESSLSTGPQEDTCWEQAIYPVHNTKGFLLKPQDELIVEVSCRDAFLRLCSVAVLRDGHEIRLDKRPQGLQYSGNPISNPNPEAELCSALACLQTDQTQTKDFCMLECSEIALLNNEDYHQSFCSALAKLISYLKIKSQKQEQGSSIKSDSTPSSDLLYVLDVSEGFSLLSLIAASHGHVKAYSSVEKKKQQEVLKRLARSSNIPEQHLEFWLNHTEDEQGMLQRPSREKLWSAIILDCIETCGLIRQKLMEKASLARCLLEDGGRIFPEKIVVHGMLVESDTLLLESAVQGQEPTLGFNIAPFINQFTVPVHVFLDFSTLECRHLSESVELFVLDLMDANANYTNREVKVQATSAGKITAVPFWYHIYLDQEISVSTLSQNSHWKQAAAVLQQPLEVQAGDWVRLAVKLHKSTISISAHIENVLGPMEQ; from the exons ATGCCTAATGCCAGTGCTAGGCCGAAGCACGGGAGGAGGTCCCGGAGGCGACGCAGAGAGGACTCGGCCAGGAACGAGCTGGTCTCTAGTTCACTAGAAAGTGCCCAGCAGTGCCTGTTCAACCAAGATTATGGAACTGCGTTTGTGCACTACCTGCTTGTCCTCAACCTTGCGCCTGCGTTTAAGGACTTTGCGAAG GAGTCCTTCAGATTCACTCTCTCCAAATGGGCAGAAGAGCTGGACTCTGTGGGCCGGATTCAAGACCTCTTTGACTGTTATGAACAAGCGCTGGAGCTGTTTCCTGCTGATGAGGTTATTCTTAACAGCATGGGTGAACACCTGTTCAG AATGGGCTTTAGAGACGAAGCCGCAGGTCATTTCCATAAAGCCTTGAAGGTGAGACCAGACTATCCAGAAGCCAGGGAGAACTTCTACCGTGTGGCCAACTGGCTAGTGGAGCGCTGGCATTTCTTAATGCTCAACGACCATGGGAGGAACCGGAAGTACCAGCAAGCCATTCAGAAGGCCGTTCAGAGCGGCTGCAACACTGTACTTGACATAGGTACTGGCACTGGGATCCTTGG TATGTGTGCTAAGAAGGCAGGGGCTGCTGAGGTGTATGCCTGTGAACTGTCAAAGACGATGTATGAACTGGCCTGTGAGGTGGTGACCGCTAATGGAATGGATGGTAAAATCAAGATCCTCCATATGAAATCTCTGGAGATGGAAGTGCCAAAGGACATCCCACACAG GGTGTCCTTGGTGGTGACAGAGACGGTTGACGCAGGATTGTTTGGAGAGGGCATCATAGAGAGTCTCATTCATGCCTGGCACCACCTCCTGCTGCCTCCACAG AGAGGTGAGAATGAATTCCAGGAACAGTCTGCGACCGGACGGGTCATCCCTGCCAGAGCCACTGTGTTTGGTATGGCCGTTGAGTCCCTCGAGATCCGCAGGCATCACAG GCTCTGTGTGTCAGAGGTGGGCAGTCTGTCCATGGCTGCAGCCGGGGAGCTCCGCAGCCCAGTGAGCTGCAGCTCTGAGCCGGATGACTCCATGGAGCCTTACACTACAGAGAGGCTGAGCAGACTGCCAGGGGGATATAAAACTCTCACGGAGCCATTCACAGCCCTCAACATAGATTTCAACAACATGCAG GAACTTGAGGGGCTGAGCACCAGGGAGGTTCAGCAGATCCGCCTGCCTGTCACTCAGGAGGGGGAACTGGATGCTCTGGCTGTTTGGTTCCAGCTCCATCTGGATGAGGAGAGCAGTCTGTCTACTGGACCCCAGGAGGACACCTGCTGGGAGCAAGCCATCTACCCTGTCCACAACACCAAGG GTTTTCTCCTGAAACCTCAAGATGAGCTGATTGTTGAAGTCTCCTGCCGAGATGCCTTCCTGAGGCTCTGCAGTGTCGCTGTGCTGAGAGATGGGCATGAAATCCGTCTAGACAAGCGTCCGCAAGGTTTACAGTACTCTGGAAACCCCATTTCAAATCCAAACCCAGAGGCGGAACTGTGCAGTGCACTAGCATGCCTTCAGACTGATCAGACTCAAACTAAAGACTTCTGCATGCTGGAATGTTCAGAAATTGCGCTCCTGAACAATGAGGATTACCATCAGAGTTTTTGCAGTGCACTGGCCAAGCTCATCTCCTATCTGAAGATTAAAAGTCAAAAACAAGAGCAGGGATCAAGTATTAAGTCTGACTCCACACCCTCCAGTGACCTGCTCTATGTCCTCGATGTATCGGAGGGCTTCTCTTTGCTCTCCCTCATCGCTGCCAGCCATGGTCATGTAAAAGCATACAGCTCTGTGGAAAAGAAGAAGCAACAGGAAGTCCTAAAGAGACTGGCTCGCTCCAGTAATATCCCAGAACAGCATCTGGAGTTCTGGCTCAACCACACGGAGGATGAGCAGGGGATGCTGCAAAGGCCGTCCAGAGAGAAGCTGTGGAGTGCCATCATTCTGGACTGTATAGAGACTTGTGGTCTCATTAGACAGAAGTTGATGGAAAAAGCTTCACTGGCCAG GTGTCTGTTGGAGGACGGAGGGCGTATTTTCCCAGAGAAGATCGTGGTGCATGGTATGCTGGTAGAGTCCGACACGTTGCTACTGGAAAGCGCTGTCCAGGGTCAGGAGCCAACACTGGGATTCAATATTGCTCCCTTCATCAACCAGTTCACT GTACCGGTCCATGTGTTTCTGGACTTCTCCACACTGGAGTGCAGGCATCTCAGTGAGTCTGTGGAGCTCTTTGTTCTTGACCTTATGGATGCCAATGCAAACTACACTAACAGAGAAGTAAAG GTCCAGGCTACGTCTGCAGGCAAAATAACTGCAGTTCCCTTCTGGTACCACATCTACCTGGACCAGGAGATCAGTGTCAGCACCCTCAGCCAGAACTCTCACTGGAAGCAGGCGGCTGCCGTGCTGCAGCAGCCCCTGGAGGTACAAGCCGGAGACTGGGTCCGCCTCGCTGTGAAGCTTCACAAAAGCACCATCTCCATATCAGCCCATATAGAGAATGTACTCGGGCCAATGGAGCAATAA